In Armatimonadota bacterium, the following proteins share a genomic window:
- the rfbC gene encoding dTDP-4-dehydrorhamnose 3,5-epimerase — protein sequence MKVLTTDIPGVAVIEPQVFGDERGYFLETFNDEKLTDLGFSHVFVQDNLSFSRHGVLRGLHFQYPLTQGKLVQCVQGEIWDVALDIREGSPTFGRWHAEHLSEGNHRSLFIPEGFAHGFCVLSETALVAYKCTAPYRHHQDSGIRFDDPQFAIPWPIGSPQLSPKDEGLPLYKDLKPENRPTFEG from the coding sequence ATGAAGGTCTTGACCACCGACATCCCCGGCGTCGCCGTCATCGAACCCCAGGTGTTTGGCGATGAGCGCGGCTATTTCCTAGAAACGTTTAATGACGAAAAGTTGACCGACCTCGGGTTCAGCCACGTTTTTGTCCAGGACAACCTCAGTTTTTCCCGGCATGGCGTTTTGCGGGGGCTGCACTTTCAATATCCGCTCACCCAGGGCAAGCTGGTTCAGTGCGTCCAAGGTGAGATCTGGGATGTGGCGCTGGACATCCGCGAAGGGTCGCCGACATTTGGCCGATGGCACGCCGAACACCTCAGCGAGGGCAACCACCGTTCCCTGTTCATCCCTGAAGGTTTTGCCCACGGATTCTGTGTGCTGAGCGAAACGGCACTAGTGGCCTACAAGTGCACGGCCCCCTACCGCCACCACCAAGACTCTGGGATCCGGTTCGATGACCCCCAATTTGCTATCCCATGGCCCATCGGGAGCCCGCAGCTGAGCCCCAAAGATGAAGGGCTCCCCCTTTACAAAGACCTCAAACCGGAAAACCGGCCTACTTTTGAAGGTTGA
- the rfbA gene encoding glucose-1-phosphate thymidylyltransferase RfbA → MRRKGIILAGGSGSRLHPITRGVSKQLIPVYSKPMVYYPLSVLLLAGIRDILVITTPHEQESFIRLMGDGSQWGINLSYAAQPSPEGLAQAFLIGEQFIAGDPSALVLGDNIFYGQNLTGLVREAHDRKEGATVFATQVDHPEAYGVVSFDAVGRAESLEEKPENPKSDFAVTGLYFYDPQVVGFAKSLRPSARGELEITDLNRIYLEQGSLHVTRFGRGFAWLDTGTAESMLQAANFVQAVETRQGLMVANIEEICYRMGWIDSAQLHALAEPMAKNAYGQYLLKILK, encoded by the coding sequence ATGAGGCGCAAGGGGATCATCCTGGCGGGCGGTTCTGGCTCCCGGCTCCACCCCATCACGCGGGGGGTCAGCAAACAGCTCATTCCCGTCTATAGCAAGCCGATGGTCTATTACCCTTTGAGCGTCTTGCTCCTTGCCGGGATCAGAGATATCCTCGTCATCACCACGCCCCACGAACAGGAATCTTTCATCCGTTTGATGGGCGACGGGTCGCAGTGGGGGATCAACCTCTCATACGCCGCACAACCCAGCCCAGAGGGGCTCGCCCAGGCGTTCTTGATCGGCGAGCAGTTCATTGCGGGCGACCCCAGCGCCCTTGTCCTGGGCGACAACATCTTCTACGGACAAAACCTTACCGGGCTCGTCCGGGAAGCCCACGACCGGAAAGAAGGGGCCACCGTTTTCGCCACCCAGGTCGACCACCCAGAGGCTTATGGCGTCGTCAGTTTTGATGCGGTGGGCCGCGCCGAATCGCTCGAAGAGAAACCGGAGAATCCGAAGTCGGACTTTGCCGTGACCGGGCTCTATTTTTACGATCCCCAGGTCGTCGGATTCGCCAAGTCGCTCCGCCCATCGGCACGCGGTGAACTTGAAATCACCGACCTTAACCGGATCTACCTGGAACAAGGCTCCCTCCATGTCACCCGGTTTGGCCGGGGGTTTGCCTGGTTGGACACCGGCACGGCCGAATCCATGCTCCAGGCCGCCAATTTCGTCCAAGCCGTCGAAACGCGCCAGGGCCTCATGGTCGCCAACATCGAAGAGATCTGCTACCGCATGGGCTGGATCGACAGCGCCCAGTTGCACGCCCTTGCCGAGCCGATGGCCAAAAACGCCTACGGCCAATACCTCCTCAAAATCCTGAAATGA
- the rfbB gene encoding dTDP-glucose 4,6-dehydratase gives MRILVTGGCGFIGANFLLRYVPGLPDSQFLNIDALTYAANPLSLAALEDLENYAFARVDLANAEATHQAVDSFDPTHIVHFAAETHVDRSIRYPRDFLNANIVGTFNLLEAARSKWGTDLDGKVFHHVSTDEVFGELGETGSFREDTPYSPNSPYSASKAASDHLVRAWHHTYGLPVKVTNCSNNYGPLQFPEKLIPVMALNALAGKPLPVYGKGANIRDWLYVGDHAEAIYTVMTEGRVGETYNIGGKAERTNIDVVRAICAAVAEITHQKVDTVESLITFVADRPGHDFRYAIDTSKIERELGWRPKQSFEEGLRQTVKWYADNPAWTESVRSGSYLKWIDEHYAGVSDK, from the coding sequence ATGAGGATCCTGGTCACCGGCGGTTGCGGATTTATCGGCGCCAATTTCCTTCTCCGTTATGTGCCGGGGCTTCCAGATTCACAGTTCCTCAACATCGATGCGCTGACCTACGCGGCGAACCCCCTCTCCCTCGCGGCGTTGGAGGATTTGGAGAACTATGCCTTTGCTCGGGTCGACCTGGCCAATGCCGAAGCAACCCACCAAGCCGTGGATTCGTTCGATCCCACGCACATCGTCCACTTTGCCGCGGAAACCCATGTCGACCGCAGCATCCGCTACCCCCGAGATTTCCTGAATGCCAACATCGTCGGCACATTCAACCTTTTGGAGGCGGCCAGGTCAAAATGGGGCACAGACCTGGATGGCAAGGTCTTCCACCATGTCAGCACTGACGAGGTCTTTGGCGAATTGGGGGAGACGGGCAGCTTCCGTGAAGACACGCCCTATTCCCCCAACAGTCCCTATAGCGCGTCAAAGGCCGCATCTGACCATTTGGTTAGGGCCTGGCATCACACCTATGGATTGCCGGTAAAAGTTACCAACTGCAGCAACAACTATGGGCCCTTGCAATTTCCCGAAAAGCTGATCCCCGTCATGGCCCTCAACGCATTGGCCGGCAAGCCCTTGCCTGTATACGGCAAAGGGGCCAATATCCGGGACTGGCTCTATGTCGGCGACCATGCCGAAGCCATCTATACCGTGATGACCGAGGGGCGGGTTGGCGAGACTTACAACATCGGCGGCAAGGCAGAACGGACCAACATCGACGTCGTCCGGGCCATCTGCGCCGCCGTCGCGGAAATTACCCACCAAAAGGTTGATACGGTCGAATCGCTCATCACATTTGTCGCCGACCGACCCGGGCACGATTTCCGATACGCCATCGACACATCGAAAATCGAACGGGAACTTGGTTGGCGGCCCAAGCAATCTTTTGAAGAAGGCCTCCGCCAAACGGTTAAATGGTATGCCGACAATCCAGCATGGACCGAATCCGTCCGATCGGGATCCTACTTGAAGTGGATCGACGAGCATTACGCGGGGGTCTCGGACAAATGA
- a CDS encoding exo-alpha-sialidase → MCAAVLICSLAMPRVDPIGRPVEVFASGEHPYTRTPGIAVLPNGRILVVAASQESLADESGNKILVKSSGDGGRTWGNGVTLAGNGSESAQSPVIVASGEKVFVHFAVFPAGTDSYHLDTGFGAKGQKTYVSVSRDGGTTWIPPVETTRAIRREGVQSVNFGPGRGIVLQRGHYKGRIVVPMHTRVGGAAASGAVWSDDGGNSWQSGATVEAPDGVFPNESGLAELEDGSLVFNARAAGGIGKRVQAVSGDGGATWSGFEVKSDLPDSVCHAGILRHRFEGVAQPGVLLLSMPSPAGRIDGLVRVSTDDGRTWPGSFEVAKGYFGYSALANLENGEVGLVYEYAPRGGSDPQLGIRFLRLKVSG, encoded by the coding sequence ATGTGCGCAGCCGTGTTGATTTGCTCGCTGGCCATGCCACGGGTCGACCCGATTGGGCGGCCGGTCGAGGTTTTCGCCAGCGGGGAGCACCCCTATACTCGGACGCCAGGGATTGCCGTTTTGCCAAACGGGCGGATTCTGGTCGTCGCGGCTTCGCAGGAATCCCTTGCGGATGAAAGTGGTAACAAGATCCTGGTCAAGTCGAGCGGGGATGGCGGCCGGACTTGGGGCAATGGGGTCACGCTCGCTGGCAATGGGTCTGAAAGCGCGCAGTCACCTGTCATCGTGGCCTCGGGGGAAAAGGTCTTTGTGCACTTTGCGGTCTTCCCGGCGGGGACCGATTCTTACCATTTGGACACGGGTTTCGGGGCAAAGGGCCAGAAAACCTATGTTTCCGTGAGCCGGGATGGAGGGACGACCTGGATTCCCCCGGTGGAGACAACCCGTGCCATCCGGCGTGAAGGAGTGCAATCCGTCAATTTTGGCCCTGGCCGGGGGATCGTGCTCCAACGCGGTCATTACAAGGGGAGGATCGTTGTCCCAATGCACACGCGGGTCGGCGGCGCGGCGGCCAGCGGGGCGGTTTGGAGCGACGACGGCGGCAACAGTTGGCAAAGCGGTGCCACCGTTGAAGCCCCAGACGGCGTTTTTCCAAACGAATCCGGCTTGGCGGAGTTGGAAGATGGCAGCTTGGTCTTTAATGCCCGGGCGGCGGGCGGGATCGGCAAACGCGTGCAAGCGGTTTCTGGTGATGGCGGGGCGACTTGGTCGGGGTTCGAGGTCAAGTCAGACCTTCCGGACTCGGTCTGCCATGCCGGGATCCTGCGGCACCGGTTCGAAGGGGTGGCGCAACCGGGAGTTCTCCTGCTATCAATGCCGAGCCCAGCCGGTCGCATCGACGGCTTGGTTCGGGTCAGCACAGACGATGGGCGTACATGGCCAGGCTCGTTCGAGGTTGCCAAAGGCTACTTCGGCTATTCGGCCCTGGCAAACTTGGAAAACGGGGAGGTCGGGCTCGTTTATGAATATGCCCCTCGTGGAGGCTCAGACCCCCAGCTTGGGATCAGGTTTTTGCGCCTCAAAGTTTCGGGCTGA
- a CDS encoding adenosylhomocysteinase, producing MSTIPSHIADSGLAEAGKNRIEWAEKDMPVLRLIRERFEKERPLAGQRVTACLHVTTETANLLRTLKAGGAEVAICASNPLSTQDDVAAALVELYGIQTYSIKGEDHATYYRHMNQALDIEPTLTMDDGADTVGIIHSERKNLIDSIIGGTEETTTGVIRLRAMAKDGVLAYPIVAVNDADTKHLFDNRYGTGQSTLDGILRATNILLAGKTVVVAGYGWCGRGVAMRAKGMGANVVVTEIDPTKAIEAAMDGFQVMPMHEAAPHGDLFITVTGCKDVLDDRHFKLMKDGAVICNSGHFNVEINIPQLDAMSASRREVRPFVEEFTVGGKRVFLLGDGRLINLAAAEGHPASVMDMSFANQALCAEYMVSHASSLSKNVYTVPEEIDKQVARLKLQAMGIQIDVLTPEQDKYLNSWTEGT from the coding sequence ATGTCGACCATCCCCAGCCACATCGCCGACTCCGGCTTGGCGGAAGCGGGCAAGAACCGCATCGAATGGGCAGAAAAGGATATGCCGGTTCTCCGGCTGATCCGCGAGCGGTTTGAAAAAGAGCGGCCGCTGGCCGGCCAGCGCGTGACCGCCTGCCTGCATGTCACCACCGAAACCGCAAACCTGTTGCGCACGCTCAAAGCGGGCGGGGCCGAAGTGGCCATTTGCGCCAGCAACCCGCTCAGCACGCAAGACGACGTGGCAGCCGCCTTGGTGGAACTGTACGGTATCCAGACCTACTCGATCAAAGGCGAAGACCACGCCACCTATTACCGGCACATGAACCAGGCGCTGGACATTGAGCCGACCCTGACGATGGACGACGGGGCCGACACTGTGGGCATCATCCACAGCGAACGCAAAAACTTGATCGATTCAATCATCGGTGGAACGGAGGAGACGACGACGGGGGTCATCCGGCTGCGTGCCATGGCCAAAGACGGCGTGTTGGCTTACCCGATCGTCGCCGTCAACGATGCGGATACCAAACACCTGTTCGACAACCGCTACGGCACGGGGCAATCCACGTTGGATGGGATCCTGCGGGCCACAAACATCCTGCTTGCGGGAAAAACCGTCGTGGTGGCCGGTTATGGCTGGTGCGGCCGGGGTGTTGCAATGCGGGCCAAAGGGATGGGCGCCAATGTCGTCGTCACAGAAATCGACCCGACCAAGGCCATTGAAGCCGCCATGGATGGCTTCCAGGTCATGCCCATGCACGAAGCGGCCCCGCACGGGGATCTGTTCATCACGGTAACCGGGTGCAAGGATGTCTTGGATGACCGTCATTTCAAATTGATGAAGGACGGGGCTGTAATTTGCAACAGCGGTCACTTCAATGTGGAGATCAACATTCCGCAACTGGACGCAATGAGCGCTTCGCGGCGGGAAGTGCGGCCGTTTGTGGAAGAGTTCACCGTGGGCGGCAAGCGGGTCTTCCTGCTCGGCGATGGGCGGTTGATTAACTTGGCGGCGGCCGAAGGCCACCCGGCAAGTGTGATGGACATGAGCTTTGCCAACCAGGCTTTGTGCGCCGAATACATGGTGTCGCACGCCTCCTCTTTATCCAAAAACGTGTACACGGTGCCAGAAGAGATCGACAAGCAGGTTGCGCGGCTCAAACTCCAGGCCATGGGAATCCAAATCGATGTCCTGACCCCGGAGCAGGACAAGTACCTGAACAGCTGGACGGAAGGCACCTAA
- a CDS encoding FAD:protein FMN transferase, producing the protein MLSAVLTALLGSQNQAIQKFAFTEIHMGVEFRLAFYATDREQAEQAAAAAYARVEQLEQEMSDYRPSSEIRQIKPLQQTSVSKDLWIVLEQAQQVSEQTGGAFDVTAGPAVKLWRNARQTGRMPGPIELRQAVSHVGYRFLKLDPVNQSVTILKEGIGIDLGGIAKGYACDAALECLARAGFGRAIVQSGGDIAAGAAPPGSEGWPIQIPGESAPRALAQCAVSTSGDSEQYVEIGGIRYSHIVDPRTGMGVTNRVTATVIADKGLQSDPLATAFCVMGKGGVTDIRTSR; encoded by the coding sequence ATGCTCAGCGCGGTGCTGACGGCCCTATTGGGGAGCCAAAATCAAGCCATCCAAAAATTTGCATTCACCGAAATCCACATGGGCGTGGAATTCCGGCTGGCCTTTTACGCAACGGACCGCGAACAAGCCGAACAGGCAGCCGCTGCCGCCTATGCCAGGGTGGAACAGCTTGAGCAGGAAATGAGCGATTACCGCCCTTCCAGCGAAATCAGACAGATCAAGCCACTCCAGCAAACAAGCGTCTCTAAAGATCTCTGGATCGTCCTTGAACAAGCCCAGCAGGTCAGCGAACAAACCGGCGGCGCCTTTGACGTCACCGCTGGCCCCGCCGTCAAATTGTGGCGGAACGCCCGACAAACCGGGCGGATGCCCGGCCCGATCGAACTCCGGCAAGCCGTTTCCCACGTCGGGTACCGGTTTTTGAAGCTTGATCCGGTCAACCAATCTGTCACCATCCTCAAAGAAGGTATCGGCATCGACCTCGGCGGCATTGCCAAAGGGTACGCCTGCGATGCCGCTCTTGAGTGCCTGGCCAGGGCCGGGTTCGGCCGCGCCATTGTCCAATCGGGCGGTGACATCGCCGCGGGCGCCGCCCCACCCGGTTCCGAAGGATGGCCTATCCAAATTCCCGGCGAATCTGCCCCCCGGGCCTTGGCGCAATGCGCCGTCAGCACGTCCGGCGATTCTGAACAGTACGTCGAAATCGGCGGCATCCGCTATTCCCACATCGTGGATCCGCGAACCGGCATGGGCGTAACGAACCGCGTGACCGCCACGGTCATCGCGGACAAGGGATTGCAGTCGGACCCGCTCGCCACCGCCTTTTGCGTGATGGGGAAAGGCGGGGTCACGGACATCCGCACCTCGCGGTGA
- a CDS encoding SUMF1/EgtB/PvdO family nonheme iron enzyme, whose protein sequence is MLLATALGLAMQQMDLETMTVKLEGHLAEYKMVKLPGGEFNYRKEVARLKPFWIGTTEVTWDLYDIFAYRLDLSQEEAVKEEVIKSRPSKPYGEPDRGYGHQGYPAIGVHVLAAEAFCQWLSAKTGKKFRLPTEAEWEYAAMAGNPNLPDPLDGYAWTWDNADDKTHPCGSLKPNAFGLFDMLGNASEWVTLADGKSTTKGGHFYNKPKSFAYTMAEDYRADWQMRDAHTPKSRWWLSDGEFVGFRVVCEP, encoded by the coding sequence ATGCTGCTGGCGACGGCGCTCGGTTTGGCGATGCAACAAATGGATTTGGAAACCATGACCGTGAAGTTGGAGGGCCACTTGGCGGAATACAAGATGGTCAAGCTTCCGGGAGGGGAATTCAACTATCGCAAAGAAGTCGCGCGTTTGAAACCCTTTTGGATCGGGACGACCGAGGTCACCTGGGATCTCTACGACATCTTTGCCTACCGCCTGGATCTGAGCCAAGAAGAGGCCGTGAAGGAAGAGGTCATCAAAAGCCGCCCCAGCAAGCCCTATGGCGAGCCGGACCGCGGGTACGGGCACCAGGGGTATCCGGCCATCGGGGTGCATGTTCTGGCCGCCGAAGCGTTCTGCCAGTGGTTGAGCGCAAAGACAGGTAAAAAATTCCGGTTGCCGACCGAAGCCGAATGGGAATATGCGGCCATGGCGGGCAACCCGAATTTGCCAGATCCGCTGGACGGCTATGCCTGGACTTGGGATAACGCCGATGACAAAACCCACCCCTGCGGTTCGCTGAAGCCGAATGCCTTTGGGCTGTTCGACATGCTTGGAAACGCCAGCGAGTGGGTCACTCTCGCGGACGGGAAATCAACGACAAAAGGCGGTCACTTTTACAACAAGCCGAAGTCGTTTGCGTACACCATGGCCGAGGATTACCGGGCGGATTGGCAGATGCGTGACGCCCACACCCCCAAAAGCCGATGGTGGCTGAGCGACGGCGAATTCGTCGGGTTCCGCGTGGTCTGCGAACCCTGA
- a CDS encoding HAMP domain-containing protein, which yields MSASFKTRLTLWNVATLALAMLALGGLMAFASQRLVLQSIDGELSIRAGQIAQEFRGPPNQNQPGATGMGDPQGIGQPIQPGQLGQPGQPGFRRGPFERFRQMPIPEGLDEGSIELITIRRPRFVNRQGQSVLDPSIKEPWDAPAAKKAMAGKPIYSEAEFQGRQVRVLSVPLRNGGQVVGAVQVAADLAPLRALQSSQLVVFGILAPATILLASLGAAFLTRRALKPVEELTAAAHMISANDLSQRISTKGDDEFAQLAEEFNGMVSRLQTSFTQKEEVLKAQKQFTADASHELRTPLTRIKIVTSAAEEDQTVDPDSRARFQTIQAATDHMAALVDQMLTLARTENLKENPALESTSLTAAIANAVQIAGLDRDPRLKLEIKDKKVLANPQMLERALVNLLTNAARHTPPDGTVKVSVEEVDGVVETSVSDTGEGIPPEHLSKVTQRFYRVDSARTQSAGGTGLGLSIVESIVGAHGGKFTIQSSPGQGTRATITFRKA from the coding sequence ATGTCTGCCAGTTTCAAAACCCGCCTGACCCTGTGGAACGTCGCCACCTTGGCGTTGGCGATGCTTGCCTTGGGAGGCTTGATGGCTTTCGCCTCCCAACGGCTGGTGTTGCAGTCCATCGACGGCGAACTCAGCATCCGGGCCGGGCAGATCGCGCAAGAATTTCGCGGTCCGCCGAATCAGAACCAACCGGGGGCGACCGGCATGGGCGACCCGCAAGGGATAGGCCAGCCCATCCAACCGGGGCAATTGGGGCAACCGGGGCAACCTGGGTTCCGGCGCGGCCCATTTGAACGGTTCCGGCAAATGCCCATCCCCGAAGGTCTCGATGAAGGCTCGATCGAACTCATCACCATCCGGCGACCAAGGTTTGTCAACCGCCAAGGGCAGTCTGTCCTCGATCCCAGCATCAAGGAGCCGTGGGATGCCCCGGCCGCGAAGAAGGCGATGGCGGGCAAGCCAATCTATTCCGAAGCAGAGTTCCAGGGCCGCCAAGTGAGGGTGCTTTCGGTTCCGCTCCGCAACGGGGGCCAGGTTGTCGGGGCCGTCCAAGTCGCGGCCGACCTGGCACCTCTCCGGGCCCTCCAGTCGTCCCAACTGGTCGTCTTCGGCATCCTCGCCCCTGCCACCATCCTGTTGGCATCGCTGGGCGCGGCATTCCTGACCAGGCGCGCGCTCAAGCCGGTCGAAGAACTCACGGCGGCCGCCCATATGATCAGCGCCAACGACCTCAGCCAAAGGATCTCCACCAAAGGCGACGACGAGTTTGCCCAGCTAGCCGAGGAGTTCAATGGGATGGTCTCCCGGCTGCAGACGTCGTTCACTCAAAAGGAAGAGGTGCTGAAAGCCCAAAAGCAGTTCACTGCGGATGCCAGCCACGAACTCCGGACCCCGCTCACCCGGATCAAGATCGTGACAAGCGCCGCCGAAGAAGACCAAACGGTCGACCCGGATTCCCGGGCCCGATTCCAAACGATCCAAGCCGCAACCGACCACATGGCCGCACTAGTCGATCAGATGTTGACTTTGGCCCGGACCGAAAACCTCAAAGAAAACCCCGCCCTTGAATCCACCTCGCTCACGGCCGCCATCGCGAACGCAGTCCAAATCGCAGGGCTCGACCGCGACCCGCGCCTGAAACTGGAAATCAAAGACAAAAAGGTTTTGGCCAATCCCCAGATGTTAGAGCGCGCCCTGGTCAACCTCCTCACCAATGCGGCCCGCCACACCCCACCCGACGGCACGGTCAAGGTGTCGGTCGAAGAAGTGGATGGGGTTGTCGAGACCTCCGTGTCCGATACTGGCGAAGGCATTCCACCCGAGCACCTTTCAAAAGTCACCCAGCGGTTCTACCGGGTCGATTCTGCTCGCACCCAATCCGCGGGCGGCACTGGGCTCGGCCTTAGCATCGTCGAATCCATCGTGGGCGCCCACGGGGGAAAGTTTACGATTCAAAGCAGCCCCGGACAGGGCACCCGGGCCACGATCACCTTTCGAAAGGCATAA
- a CDS encoding response regulator transcription factor, translating into MRILIVEDDLVIASELERALRKAGNTPDVARDGETALRLVGENAYAAIVLDIMIPAPSGLEVCRAIRAGGNPTPILMLTAKDAIEDRVAGLDAGADDYLVKPFAFQELTARLRAITRRDTQLKGKLIEIADLTIDPLHHTASRAGQDLNLTKREFTLLEALARRSGQVLTRDAILERVWNNLDTLPNTVNFHVSSLRKKVDPPGAPALIHTVHGVGYVLRPPD; encoded by the coding sequence ATGCGCATCCTGATCGTGGAAGACGACCTCGTCATCGCGAGCGAACTCGAACGCGCCCTCCGCAAAGCCGGAAACACCCCCGATGTCGCCCGGGATGGTGAAACGGCCCTCCGATTGGTCGGCGAAAACGCCTATGCCGCCATCGTGCTCGACATCATGATCCCCGCCCCTAGCGGACTTGAAGTCTGCCGGGCGATTAGGGCCGGCGGAAACCCAACCCCGATCTTGATGCTGACGGCCAAAGATGCCATAGAAGACCGGGTCGCCGGGCTCGACGCCGGGGCCGACGACTACCTTGTCAAGCCGTTTGCATTCCAAGAACTCACGGCCCGGTTGCGCGCCATCACTCGCCGGGACACCCAGCTCAAAGGCAAACTCATCGAAATAGCCGACCTGACCATCGACCCCCTGCACCACACGGCCTCGCGGGCGGGCCAAGACCTGAACCTGACAAAAAGAGAATTCACCTTGCTAGAAGCCCTGGCGCGCCGGTCCGGGCAAGTCCTCACCCGCGATGCCATTTTGGAACGGGTCTGGAACAATCTCGACACCTTGCCAAACACCGTCAACTTCCACGTTTCATCGCTCCGGAAAAAGGTCGACCCGCCCGGAGCCCCGGCATTGATCCACACTGTCCATGGCGTCGGATACGTCCTGCGGCCCCCCGATTGA
- a CDS encoding Gfo/Idh/MocA family oxidoreductase: MAKHGLTRRDFMAGSAALGATAMMPNFAFAEAKETMKVGLIGCGGRGRDAAINCIDSSEGVEIVAIGDAFADHLQQGVDTLKQYRPKNLTAPKEQLFVGLDAYEKVLQCDVDLVILTTPPAFRAQHLTAAINAGKHVFMEKPVAVDGEGILQVFDAADLAKKKGLAIVAGTQRRHEDSYRETMKRIHDGAIGDVVSMRAYWNQGGLWNVNRTPEMSDLEWQMRNWLYFTWLSGDHIVEQHIHNIDVCLWACQKTPLSAVALGGREVRTSPAFGHIFDHFAVEFDMGDDVKIHSYCRQQDGTAGNVSEFVVGTKGKSNPNGRIMGENAYRYDAENKENPYMVEHRDLIASIRSGNPLNEGRQVAESVLAAIMGRLAAYTGQVVTREQALKTKGLVPKEYHWDMSLSVPEPCHPGRTKIEDFM; this comes from the coding sequence ATGGCGAAGCACGGCTTGACCCGGCGCGACTTTATGGCAGGGTCTGCGGCCTTGGGGGCCACGGCGATGATGCCCAACTTTGCATTTGCCGAGGCCAAAGAAACAATGAAAGTCGGATTGATCGGGTGCGGTGGTCGCGGGCGCGACGCCGCCATCAACTGCATCGACTCTAGCGAAGGGGTCGAGATCGTCGCAATCGGGGATGCGTTCGCCGACCACCTGCAACAGGGGGTCGACACTCTCAAACAGTATCGCCCCAAGAACCTGACGGCACCCAAAGAACAGTTGTTCGTCGGTCTTGACGCCTACGAAAAAGTGTTGCAGTGCGACGTGGATCTTGTGATCCTGACGACGCCGCCGGCCTTCCGGGCGCAGCACCTCACGGCCGCCATCAATGCCGGGAAGCACGTGTTTATGGAAAAACCGGTTGCCGTGGATGGCGAAGGGATCCTCCAAGTCTTCGACGCCGCCGATTTGGCCAAAAAGAAAGGTCTTGCGATTGTTGCGGGCACCCAGCGCCGTCACGAAGATTCCTACCGGGAAACGATGAAGCGCATCCACGATGGGGCCATTGGTGATGTGGTGAGCATGCGCGCCTATTGGAACCAAGGCGGTCTGTGGAACGTGAACCGGACGCCTGAGATGTCGGATCTGGAATGGCAGATGCGCAACTGGCTCTACTTCACCTGGCTCAGCGGAGACCACATCGTGGAGCAACACATCCACAACATCGACGTTTGTCTTTGGGCCTGCCAAAAAACGCCGCTTTCAGCGGTTGCCCTGGGCGGCCGCGAGGTGAGGACGTCGCCGGCATTCGGGCACATCTTCGACCACTTTGCCGTGGAATTCGACATGGGCGATGACGTCAAGATCCACAGCTATTGCCGCCAGCAAGACGGCACGGCCGGCAACGTGAGCGAGTTTGTGGTGGGCACAAAGGGCAAAAGCAACCCGAACGGGCGGATCATGGGTGAAAACGCTTACCGCTACGACGCGGAGAACAAAGAAAACCCCTACATGGTTGAACACCGCGACTTGATTGCCAGCATCCGGTCGGGCAACCCGCTCAACGAAGGGCGCCAAGTGGCCGAATCTGTTTTGGCCGCCATCATGGGCCGGCTTGCCGCCTACACTGGCCAAGTGGTGACCCGCGAACAGGCGTTGAAAACCAAGGGTTTGGTTCCCAAGGAATACCACTGGGACATGAGCCTGAGCGTGCCCGAACCGTGCCACCCGGGCCGGACAAAGATCGAAGACTTCATGTAA